In Candidatus Promineifilum breve, one genomic interval encodes:
- a CDS encoding SDR family oxidoreductase has product MAAEPKIALVTGANRGIGLEVCRQLAGLGLRVILTARDPRRGAEAARLLGREGGDVTFCPLDVTDPASVDAAQAFVAQQFGRLDVLVNNGAIYPDDSVSLLDVPLATVDETLAVNLYGPLRLCRAFVPEMGRRGYGRVVNVSSSSGQLSTMGGGAGAYAISKAALNALTRVVAAEAGRSVKVNAVDPGWVRTDMGGPGAPRSVAQGADTIVWLATLPDSGPSGGFFRDRRPMDW; this is encoded by the coding sequence ATGGCCGCTGAACCAAAAATCGCCCTGGTGACCGGAGCCAATCGCGGCATCGGTCTGGAAGTGTGCCGCCAATTGGCCGGGCTGGGCTTGCGCGTCATCCTGACCGCGCGTGACCCCCGGCGCGGCGCAGAAGCTGCCCGGCTCCTCGGCCGCGAGGGCGGCGACGTGACCTTCTGCCCCCTCGACGTGACCGACCCGGCCTCCGTGGATGCCGCCCAGGCGTTCGTGGCCCAACAGTTCGGCCGTCTGGACGTGCTGGTCAACAATGGCGCCATCTACCCCGACGATAGCGTGAGCCTCCTCGACGTGCCCCTGGCGACCGTGGACGAGACGCTGGCCGTCAACCTCTACGGCCCGCTGCGCCTGTGCCGGGCCTTCGTGCCGGAGATGGGCCGTCGCGGCTATGGTCGCGTCGTCAACGTCTCGTCCAGTTCCGGGCAGTTGAGCACGATGGGCGGCGGGGCCGGGGCCTATGCCATCTCCAAGGCGGCCCTCAACGCCCTGACGCGCGTCGTTGCCGCCGAGGCCGGGCGGTCGGTGAAGGTCAACGCCGTCGATCCCGGCTGGGTGCGGACCGACATGGGCGGCCCCGGCGCGCCACGCAGCGTGGCCCAGGGCGCCGACACCATCGTCTGGCTGGCGACGCTGCCCGACTCCGGCCCCAGCGGCGGCTTCTTCCGCGACCGCCGGCCGATGGATTGGTAA
- a CDS encoding NAD-dependent epimerase/dehydratase family protein codes for MPTVPTDHLTFFNGKRVLITGGLGFIGSNIAHRLLGLGAEVLIVDSLIPEYGGNVFNVTGLEDQVRINIADIRDEHGLRYLVQGQDIIFNLAGQVSHTDSMIDPYTDLEINARSQLSLLEACRHGNPATKVVFASTRQIYGRPEYLPVDERHPLQPADVNGINKLAGEWYHMVYHDVYGLRTVSLRLTNTYGPRMRIRDARQTFIGWWFRQLLEGRELQIFGDGLQVRDFNYIDDVVEALLMVAAHDVADGQIYNLGGDEPINLINLARLMIEVNGGGSFALTPFPADRKRIDIGDFYGDYRKIRSKLGWRPLVGLRDGLTRTMDYFRDHLEHYV; via the coding sequence ATGCCCACCGTCCCCACCGATCACCTCACCTTCTTCAACGGCAAACGCGTCCTCATCACCGGTGGACTGGGCTTCATCGGCTCCAACATCGCCCATCGCCTCTTGGGGCTGGGGGCCGAGGTGCTCATCGTCGATTCGCTCATCCCCGAATACGGCGGCAACGTCTTCAACGTGACCGGGCTGGAAGATCAGGTGCGGATCAACATCGCCGACATTCGCGACGAGCACGGCCTGCGCTATCTGGTGCAGGGGCAGGACATCATCTTCAATCTGGCCGGGCAGGTCAGCCACACCGACAGCATGATCGATCCCTACACCGACCTGGAGATCAACGCCCGCAGCCAGCTCTCCCTGCTGGAAGCGTGCCGCCATGGCAACCCGGCCACCAAGGTCGTCTTTGCCAGCACGCGGCAGATCTACGGCCGCCCCGAATACCTGCCGGTCGATGAGCGCCACCCGCTGCAACCGGCCGACGTCAACGGCATCAACAAACTGGCCGGCGAGTGGTACCACATGGTCTACCACGACGTCTATGGCCTGCGGACGGTGTCGCTGCGCCTGACGAATACCTACGGCCCGCGGATGCGCATCCGCGACGCCCGGCAGACGTTCATCGGCTGGTGGTTCCGCCAATTGCTGGAGGGGCGCGAACTGCAAATCTTCGGCGACGGCTTGCAGGTGCGCGATTTCAACTACATCGACGACGTGGTGGAGGCCCTGCTGATGGTCGCCGCCCACGACGTGGCCGACGGCCAGATCTACAACCTGGGCGGCGACGAACCGATCAACCTCATCAATCTGGCCCGGCTGATGATCGAGGTCAACGGCGGCGGCTCATTCGCCCTGACCCCGTTCCCCGCCGACCGCAAGCGCATCGACATTGGCGATTTCTACGGCGACTACCGCAAGATTCGCAGCAAACTGGGCTGGCGGCCGTTGGTTGGCCTGCGCGACGGCCTGACACGGACGATGGACTACTTCCGCGACCACCTGGAGCATTACGTCTGA
- a CDS encoding glycosyltransferase family 2 protein, producing MTDKPSISAFFPAYNDAGTISSMVITVLLTLRELTDDYEVLVVNDGSADHTAAVLDELARVYPDEVRIIHHPQNRGYGGALRSGFYGAAKEWIFYTDGDAQYDPRELKNLAALITDDIDFINGWKIERQDPLHRIVIGRIYQYIIKLAFSLKLKDVDCDFRLMRREVFEQVQLTSNSGVICVELMKKVQDAGFRLTETPVHHFHRAYGKSQFFRFHRLAQVARDLTKLWMQLVWRREGQVMNDERRTTNDESPSSAIH from the coding sequence ATGACCGACAAGCCCAGCATTTCCGCCTTCTTCCCGGCCTATAACGACGCCGGCACCATCAGCAGCATGGTCATCACCGTCCTGCTGACTCTGCGCGAGTTGACCGACGACTACGAAGTGCTCGTCGTCAACGACGGCAGCGCCGATCACACCGCGGCCGTGCTCGATGAGCTGGCCCGCGTCTACCCCGACGAAGTGCGCATCATCCACCATCCGCAGAACCGCGGCTACGGCGGCGCGCTGCGCAGCGGCTTTTATGGCGCGGCCAAGGAGTGGATATTCTACACCGACGGCGACGCCCAGTATGATCCGCGCGAACTCAAGAATCTGGCCGCGCTGATCACCGATGACATCGATTTCATCAACGGCTGGAAGATCGAGCGCCAGGATCCGCTGCACCGCATCGTCATCGGCCGCATCTACCAATACATCATCAAGTTGGCCTTCAGCCTGAAGCTAAAGGACGTGGATTGCGACTTCCGCCTGATGCGCCGCGAGGTCTTCGAGCAGGTGCAACTCACCAGCAACAGCGGCGTCATCTGCGTCGAACTGATGAAAAAGGTGCAGGACGCCGGCTTCCGCCTGACCGAGACGCCGGTGCATCACTTCCACCGCGCCTACGGCAAATCCCAATTCTTCCGCTTCCACCGCCTGGCCCAGGTGGCCCGCGACCTGACCAAGTTGTGGATGCAACTGGTTTGGCGGCGCGAAGGGCAAGTGATGAATGACGAACGACGAACGACGAATGACGAATCGCCGTCAAGCGCCATCCACTGA